GAACATCAAACAGTTTTCTAGCAAATTAATCAACATCTTCAAGTAAATCAAACAAATAAGAAACTTTTACCTTTACAGAACAGGAAGCAGACATCAGAACGAGTTCATCTCCAGACAGTAAGTCCTTCTCTTAACCAGCATCTTAGCTGCAGTCCCATAAGGCTCTTCAAAAGCAGATGATAGCCAAGAAGCATCCGAAACCTCTTTTTTCGAAGCAGATTGTTCACTAGGCCTGATAGCAACCAAAGTGGCACCTTGTAAAACAACCCCATCAGGCAAGTCCAAATGAGGAGCATACCAAAGCCTCATATTCAAAGCCGGCACCAGCGTCCTTTTTGAAGCAGAAGAAGCTGATAATGGTTTCACTCTTAACTCCTGAAGCTGCTCACCGTTCATACAAAGCACCCCTTGTCCATCCGCATCGGTCAAAACCAAGCTATCCAGCGTCTTATGCTCTGCAATTATGGATTGAAGCAAATAATGCCTTGCTGATGCTGCGATTAACGAGCTAATAGTCCAAACAACCCTTAATTTCAAGCCTCCACTGGTATAAAACGACTCAGGGATACTCCCATTATCATCACCGTTGCCAACATTAGAACCGTTGTTGATGCAAAACCCATCGTTCCCATGGTCTGGTACTTGGAAATGCACATTGTTAAAAACGGAAGCAGCTCCGAGGATTACGCAGCTATCAAGGGTTGACCCGAAATCGGCTCTCCATTTAAGCAGAACTCCGTCATCGATCCCTAACTCGCCGCCGGGCAATTCAATTCGAAGGAAACGAAGCTCGTTGAAATTTCTAAGCACTTGCGTCGGAGAATGATGGGTAACCCCACCTTGGTCCCTTTCCCCATCTTCACCTCCGCCGAGACCGACAGATAAAGAGGAAGATGAAGAGGTATTGAGCGTTTTGTAGAGAGAGGGGCGTTCGGGGCCAAGGAATTGGCCCAAAGCTTGGAGGGGCTTGACAATGCCACCGAAAACGAGACGGAAGAGGGTGGAAAATGGACCGTCGGCACGTGATTTGACAGAGGAAGAAGGGGAACAATCGTCGTCGGAGATGACGCAATCGACACGAACGACGACGTTTTCAACTTGAGGGACGAGGGAGTGGAAACGACGCGAAACAACGCAGCATCGGCCAAGCACTTTCACGTCGCCGATCATGTTGAAGACTAAAAGGAGAAGAGAATCGGGAAGACGGTCGAAGTGATCGATTGGTTCCGGGTGGGTTCCATGGATCGGATCTGAATAAACCGAAGACATctggtttgttttttttttttgttttttcggTTGAAGTATCCGTTCTACGGAATTACAAAGAGAAAAAAAGTGGGTTTGAGAGCGGAGAGAAATGGTTAATTGGGGGGAAACTGGAAAAAGCAGGTTGTTTTAAGGGAAGGGAAAGGAAAGGTAGGGTGGATTTGGAGGGGGATGAAATTTGGGTGTCATGTCGTTGTTTGTGAGTTGAAGAGCGCTGGGAAAATTATTTTGTGGGATGCGATagatttttacaataataaaaacactagggttttttattattcttaataatgACCTAATTTACCTACTCATTTCTTAAGATAGCTTATTCTTGCATTTCcacacttcttctttttttttctttttcttttcacaatatatggcaatacatacattcatctgtatattttgcatttcaaaatatCCAAAATGTTTAACTGATAAAAAAGTTTGacatatgttaatttaaaaaaatatatatatataaagtaaagcTACCAGTTCAATTATAGAGTGGCATTAATCAATGATCTTGTTGCTTTTGTTTATGTACCCCCAAAAAATAccataacttaaaatttaataaaaaaaactatttattaaGTGATTGGTATAGCAATAACGATAAAAAGAAACTTGTGGTAATTCCAATCATGAGTTGAAATTcttaacaataaaaaaacaatCATATCCATGGATTACGTTTTCCActcattacataatttaaataaaagatgTGCAAACGTTTATGTTGCATTAGGTAGAGCAATGTAAAAATATTCTTATCAAACTCccatttaatttgtagatatgaTAGACTAAATTTTTGCTTCTATACACACTcaacatatcacatatatatataatactataaatatataaatggatAATATTTGTTACActcaccatatatatacattatttcgtaaataattttaaaaatttgtcaagtgattttatttttaatattttaatatatttttataagatatTTGTCAATCTTTTGATTCCGATATTgtctgtaaaaattaaaaatcctacATACTcacaaatataatttcatatataaaatgaaaatttagaattataaattaaaagtcaaACACCAAATACGATTTGAAAAAGAGTTAAGAGTTAGATTAATTCTAAAGATGTAATATATTATGTACAAGTAAAAGCAAGCACATGATGTAGGCATAAATTTTTTGGCGTTAAGTCAAATCTCATGTGGTTTCTTGTTATGGGGTTAATGTGATTAAGGAAGCTTAATGAGTGGTTAATTAATTTAGCGACCCTGCTTTCGGTGCGATCTTCCAAATGTACCAATTAAGCATAAACGAACTCAAATTTGTTGGCAACCGTATTTCCAGTATGTTCATTTAGTTTCTGGAAAAGAGTAAAGTTTGTGCAAAACATCCTTAATTCGAAagcataaaaaatacatat
The sequence above is drawn from the Gossypium hirsutum isolate 1008001.06 chromosome A05, Gossypium_hirsutum_v2.1, whole genome shotgun sequence genome and encodes:
- the LOC107959964 gene encoding F-box protein At5g46170 produces the protein MSSVYSDPIHGTHPEPIDHFDRLPDSLLLLVFNMIGDVKVLGRCCVVSRRFHSLVPQVENVVVRVDCVISDDDCSPSSSVKSRADGPFSTLFRLVFGGIVKPLQALGQFLGPERPSLYKTLNTSSSSSLSVGLGGGEDGERDQGGVTHHSPTQVLRNFNELRFLRIELPGGELGIDDGVLLKWRADFGSTLDSCVILGAASVFNNVHFQVPDHGNDGFCINNGSNVGNGDDNGSIPESFYTSGGLKLRVVWTISSLIAASARHYLLQSIIAEHKTLDSLVLTDADGQGVLCMNGEQLQELRVKPLSASSASKRTLVPALNMRLWYAPHLDLPDGVVLQGATLVAIRPSEQSASKKEVSDASWLSSAFEEPYGTAAKMLVKRRTYCLEMNSF